GAGATGAGCTCGTGGACCATCGAGACGGAACCTTCACAGTCGATCTAACCGATCACCTGGTCAATGGTAAGGCGGCTTCTTCGAACAATGGCATCCTCTTGGTCAACAGTGGCGAGAACGAAGACAACTTTGCATTAAGCCGAGCTAATGCCAATGGAACCTTCACGATTTTCAGTCATGACAATGGGGATCAGGGCGCCGCCTACGAGGCGGATTCCATTGCCTTCGTTTACATCCCCCAAAGCATGGTGGGCAGCCAGCGACTTGTGGCCATGGGGCGGATCAAGTCGGGGACCGGGTTTGACGTGATAGGCGGTTCTTTATCGATCACCCATCTTGGCGTTGGACGCTGGGCCCTCAGCATCACGGGCCATAGTCCGGAGACCGGGACTTTACTGATCAGTGCGGAGGGCGGCGATAATTGGAACGTGGACAATGCCGTATCGTACGAATGGGACGCCGATGAAAATCACTGGGAAATTCAAAGCCGTGACTTGCCGGCGATGGGTCTTCAAAATGGATCTACGGTTTTAGAGGATATGTTCAGCTTTGCCTTCTTCGAGACGAACACGGTGAGCCAGACGGTGACGACATCAGTAGACGAAGACGACGCTGTGGCGACCGATGGCGCCGGCGTTTCTTTGCGCGAAGCAATCCGCGAAGCGCGCACTGGTTCGCGCATCGAGTTCGATTCATCCCTCAATGGTGCCACGTTCCCCATTGCTACGAATATTGCGCTGGATCGTTCGGTCGAAATTGATGCGTCGATGCTTCCTGATGGCATTATTTGTTCATACCAGGATGCGCTCTTTTCGACCAAGCCGTCTTTCGTGTCGACAGGTGGTGTCGCCATTATCAACAATTTGACCATCCAAGATGGAGAGCGGATTGTCGGCGGGGCGTTCTCGGTCGGCGAGGAAGGGCATCTGATTCTCAATGATTGCGTCCTGCGCGATAACGAAGCCAGCTTTGGTGGCGGTGCCTTGTATAACGCTGGCTTCACCATTTTGAATCGTTGCGAGGTTTATGGTAATAGTTCCGTTAGGGCAGGGGCCATCTATCAAAATAATTCGGTGCACAGCTTTGTGGCCCAACAAACCCCCTACACCCTTCAAATCTATGATTCTTATATCAAAGACAACCATGCGCCTGGGATTGGCGGGGCTATCTATGCGGCTTTAAGCGCCACCTTCATTGATGGCTCTACCATTGCCAATAATACGTCAGGGGCGAACGGGGGCGCCATTTTCGTTGAGAGCGCCAATCTCGAAATCAGAAATAGCACGATTTCAGGTAACCGCGCCGCAATCAATGGAGGCGCGATCTACCAAGGCTTACCAGTGCTTGAGTTTGTTACGATAACCGATAACGAGGCGGTTATGGGTGGCGGCCTTTACACCGATGGCGGATCAACGGGCATCTTTACCCATTGCATCATTGCGAATAATCGAGCCAGCAGTAGCGGCCCTGACATGTATCGAGAAACGGCAGGGGCGTTCATTCAGTTAAATGGAGTAAATCTCTTTTCAGATCTCAGCGATACCTTTCTTACCGCGAGTGACACAATCATCGAGGCGGACCCACGCTTGGGAGACTTTGATTATTATGGTGGATTGGTCCCACTTTATCCAATCGACAACACATCGCCAGCGTTCGATCAGGGCGCGCAGTCGAGCTACGACATTTACGACCAAAGAGGTTTACCTCGAAGCGATACCAATGTTGATCTTGGGGCATTTGAATATCAGGGGTATGATGATCAAGAACACTTTTGGGAGACCAACTGGGATCATGACGCTTTCCCTTATGGTGCAGAGATTGCGCAACAAGGTGATCCTTTTGTCGCAGATGATGGTGGTCCGGGTCGCTTGCGTTTCGAAAACAGTGTTGGCGGCGCTGGCACCCCGAGGATGGTGATCGAAATTGATCCTCTCCTGGCCAACGTCCACTGGGTTTTAAAGCGATCTGACGATATGATCGAATTCGATGAAGTTTTTCGTTTTGACGGAACCACTGGCAGCGCATCAGCCGTTTCTTTTGAAAGAATCGCAGACGTTTTTTATATCACAGATCCCGATCCATTGCTGCCCGCTTTTTTCTATCGTTTTGAAGCTGAGCTTGTTGACCTCGACTAATTACCGAGTTTGCCATCAATCCCTGCTTCTTTTCGCTTGAGGCAGTTGAAAGAGGTTGCGAGCATCCCGCTCCGTGAGTGATTCAACAGTTTTAACAGGAAATATCGTTGATGTGGTGGCTGGCAGGATTTTCCCTGGTCAAGTAACTTTAGCTGACGGCCGTGTCGCCAGTATTGAGGAAACACCTGGGGTATCTTATGAGGCACTGATCTGTCCCGGGCTTGTCGACGCTCATGTCCATGTGGAGAGCTCGTTGCTTTCGCCGTCTGAGTTTGGCCGTGCGGCTTTTATCCATGGCACCGTGGCTTCGGTCAGTGATCCCCACGAGATCGCAAACGTACTTGGGATCAAAGGAGTCGAGTGGATGCTGGAAGATGCGAAAAACACTCCGTTCGATATTTATTTTGGGGCACCTTCCTGCGTCCCGGCGACTCCGTTTGAAACAGCTGGAGCAACCTTTGGGCCGGAAGAGGTAGATCAGTTGCTGGCCAAGGACGAGATACGCTATCTCGCCGAAGTGATGAACTTTCCTGGAGTCATTAATCGCGATCCTTTGATGATGGGAATCATTGCAAAGGCCAAGGCTCGCGGTAAGCGAATCGATGGTCATGCTCCAGCCGTCACCGGGGAGGATATTAAAAAGTATGCTGCTGCCGGAATCGAGACAGACCATGAAAGCATCACTTTGGATGAAGCTCGGCAGAAGTGTCAGCTCGGTATGAAAATCGCGATTCGCGATGGTTCCGCTGCGCGTAATTTTGATGCTCTTTGGCCACTCTTGAAAGAGTTTCCTGAACAGTGTTTTTTTTGCAGCGATGACAAACATCCGGATGATCTGGACGTATCACATATTGATGAGCTGGTAGCGCGCTCAATTGCGCATGGCATTGAACCGATGGTTGCGCTTCGCGCGGCAACGATTAATCCGGTCCGCCATTACGGATTGGAGGTTGGCTTGCTTCAGGTTGGTGATCCGGCAGATGTCGTTGAATTCAAATCGCTTGAATCCATGAAGTGCCAGCGTTGCTGGAAGGATGGCCAACTTGTGGCAGAAAAAGGCGAATCAAAACTGGAATACCGCAAGCCGAATGCGATTAATCTTTTCGAAGCAAAGCAAACCCGGCCTGAAGATTTTGTTTTACGAGACAGTGATGGTCCCCGTCGTGTGATTGTCGCATTGGACGGACAGATCGTTACCGACGAGGAGACACTGGAAGCTGATGGTCCGGATATAGAGCGCGACCTTTGCCTCATTGCCGTAGTTAATCGTTATGCTTCGACACCACCGTCCGTTGCGTTGATCAAAGGCTTTGGATTGAAAGACGGGGCTATGGCATCAAGTGTCGCGCATGATAGTCACAATGTAGTGGTAGTTGGGACGAATCCTCGTGATCTCAGTCGTGCTGCAAATCTGGTTATTGCCGCAGGTGGTGGGTTGAGTGTTATCGCAGGCAGCGGAGGTCGTGTCCTGCCCTTGCCGATTGCAGGCCTCATGAGCGATGGCACCTGCGCAGATGTCGCAGCTTCTTTTACTGCATTGAGCAACGCGGCAAAAAGTCTCGGATGTCAACTTGGGTCACCTTACATGACATTGTCCTTCATGGCTTTGCTGGTGATCCCGAAGTTAAAAATCTCGGACAAAGGCCTTTTCGACGTCGGGACGTTTTCGTTGCTGTAGTCAGAGGAGATTTTTTGACAGGGCTACCGTGGAGAGGTGATAGGCTCAGTCGGTCCTTTTTGCTGATTGAATTTTTGTTCGATTTCTTTGAAAAAATCATCGGACTTGATAAGGGAAAAAGTGCCAGCAGTGACAAGGAAAACTATTGCGATTTTAAACGCGATTGGGTGCTTCCAGATATTAGTTTGGTGATTTGCGAGTATACACATTTTTGAAAGGTATCGTGCTCCGCCTAGAAATAGAATCCATGCTAATGCTAGAAACCATACAAATATGATTATTGATGTCGCAATTGTTCGGTAAGGTTCAGGCCATGCAAAAATAATAGGAGTAGTGGCTTTGGCCCCCGCGACTTGAACGATCCAAAATACTATGCAAGGGATTGTGATTCCAAAAATGATTGTAGTTGTGAAATGATTTACCTCTTGGACTGTGACTTTATTTGATTGAATCGCCTTCCTTAATTTAACTCGAAAGTAGACTGCATTCCCTATCCCAACCCAAAGTCCACAGATTAACCAAAAGTTTTCGATGACCATGTTCATTTATTCGAAAAATGAAGGCTTTCGTTTCATGTGTCCATGAATAAGTTAAAAAGTTATTCCATCATATTGTGTTTGAGTGGGGCTTTGCTGTCGGGTTGACGTATGTCTTTTTATATAAAACAAAACCCGCGGCGCTTTGGGCGTCGCGGGTTGAAAGAAGGCGTTTCTACAGTATGTAGAATTGACGAGAGGAAAGAAATATCGTCAGGCGACTTCCTCGACCTTTGGCAGGTCTGCGGGTAGCTCAATAGGATGTGTGTCCTTGCGTTTGACTCTTTTCAAGCGTGAGCGGCGCCGCAGTTTACGGTCGAGCTTTTGGACTGTTTGGTCGATTGACTTATAGAGGTCATTAGAGGCCGAACTGACGACCATGGGTGGCCCATTGATTTCAATGTGACCCTTTGCAATGAACTCCTCCTGTTTCCCGTTGCCTTTGTTAACCATGGCCTCCAGTTCCATGCGCACTCGAATGATTCGCTCCTCATGCTGGAATAGCTTTTCAGCTTTCGATTCGACCATGTACTTGATCGAGTCAGTTAGGTCCATATGGACGCCGGAGATTATAATTTCATGGTTGTTCATTGGCGTTATATTGGTTGTTAATTAGGTGACTCTTGTCACTTGCGGTTATGACAAGAAGGCGAGTTAATATGTTCCGCAATTATTCGATGACTTCTGGCAGTGCAGCATACGTACATAAAATAACCGCCGTAGTAGTTACGGGCGGTTCATCAGGTATAGGTAAAACGTTCATCGAACAGATATTCAAACTAGGGAGCGAAATTCAGTTTTGCAACCTTTCTCGAAAAAAACCTGAATTTCCCGCCCTGACTGGACTTAAGCTTGAGCATTTTCCGTGCGACCTGACTGACAAATCCCAAATTGAAGTCGTTTTTCCGGAATTGGATGCTTTTTTGGCGCAACATGGCGGTGATGGGGAAATTTTGCTCATCAACAACTCCGGCTTTGGTTGTTATGGTTCCGCGCAGGATTTGGAGATTGGACGGGAACTGGAGATGCTTTCACTGAATATCAATGCTCTGGTGCATCTGACAGGCCTGATGCTTCCACGGATGCTCAAACAGGGTGGGGTCGTGCTTGATGTGGCCTCGACTGCTGCATTCCAACCGACTCCGCAGTTGAGTGCCTATGGGGCAACCAAAGCTTTTGTCCTGCACTGGAACCTGGCCTTGGGCGATGACCTCAAGGGGACAAAAGTTCGGACTTTGTGTCTTTGCCCCGGGCCGACGGCTACGAATTTCTTTAAGGCGGCTGGCTTTGACGAGTCTCCATTGCCGAATTTTGGTCAAACGGCAGAGCAGGTAGTCGATGAGACCCTACGTGCTCTCAACAAGGGCAAGCGGCTGGTCGTGACAGGCTTTTCCAATAAGTTGATCGCATTTTTCAGCTCACGCTTTTTGTCCAAGCCGATGGTTACAGGGATTTCCGGTTGGATTTTGCGTAAAGTCCGTCAGCAATGAACACCATTTATGGACCGGAAAACGGGAAAGGACGGGAAGAGAGGCTTTTCTACGGAACCGACTTCATTCTTGAGGGGTCACCTTAATCAAGTTAGCCTGCATTTTATGAAAAACGCCGTACCTTGCTTTGTTTTTGCACTGATCTCCTTTCTGGGGACAGCTTCCTTGAGCGCCCAGCTTGAAACACCGGACGATTTGGAGGTTGGCGGCGATTTGCCGGGACCGTTAGGCGTTTACTATCCTTACGAGGGCGAAGAGGCCGCATTTATTAATGTGCGCATCGTCAATAACCGATTTCGCTGTTATTTTCTAGATAGTGATCAAAAAACCATTATGGAGCCGGAATGGCCTGCAGCTGTCATCCATTATGGTAATGCCGTTCGTAAAGGTTTGAACAAAAATACCACAGTCATGCGTAAGGTTGAAGAGAAACCCTATCTTTATGGTGTCAGGTTTATCCCGCCCCCTGATCGTTACTGGATTCAGGTGATCCTGCAGAACAAGGCTGATGAGGAGGCGACGAACAATTATAATCAGCCAGCACCTGCTGGTGCCAAGAGAATGGTATTCAAGACAGAGATCCTGAATCAGCTTGCTGCACAGAAAGCGGGTGCCAGTGATGGGGCTGTGGGTGACAATTTTGACGGCATTCCCACCAGCAATTACTAGATGCAGAATATCAATTGGCCGAAAGTCTTTAAGAGCTGGGCGCTCATTGCATTGGGGGTCCTGGTTGCTGCCTGGACGAGTAGCGGAATTCACTACGAAGGCTGGGGATCTTTGCTTTTTGCTGTCGTATTGATTAGTTTTTTCAATGTCATTCTCCGGCCAATTCTCGTCCTTCTGGCGCTCCCGTTTGTTATCTTAACCCTTGGCTTGGGTATATTTTTGATCAATGCGCTGCTCTTTCTCCTTGTTGGTGAATTGGTTCCGGGATTTGAAGTCGCGTCTTTCGGCTCCGCCCTCTGGGGGTCCATTGTGGTGGGAGTCGTCTCTTTAGTGGCAAATCTGATTTTTGGCACTTCCCGTGTCGAAATGCGTGTTAACCGTAATCATGGTGGCCCTCAAGGTGGCTTGGGCAAGCGCCGTGTCCCTAAAGATGATGATGTAATCGACATTTAAACCCTTAAAGATCTGTATTCTTTTGATATGAATGGGTGCACCATTTACTCTTAGGTTCTATATTGATACCCTTATGCTGACGACCTAATGACTACTTTCCCTAAATATATAAGCGAAATTGAGGAAATTTCTGCTTTTTCTCCCATTTTAAACCAAAATCCACGCCCTCAATCGTTTTCCACGATTGACGCTGTGCATTTTTCTCACATTTCTCTAGGTTTCACCGACTCACGGAACTGATATATCTTTGCTTGTGACCTCAGCCGACGACTTCGTTATTCAACTACTCAAAGACCGAGAATTGGTTTCCGAAGAAGAAGCCAATTCCTGCCTTATGCAGGTGGAAGCATCTGATGAGACGCCCGAAGGAGGGGAGGATTCTGCCGTAATCGAATTACTGATTGGCAAATCCGTCCTGACTCGCCAGCAGATCATCGATGCTCTGGCCGATGAGTTTAACATGGAAACCGTCGATCTCGACGACATCAGGGTCTCTCACGAGGCAATTGAAGTGCTTTCCCGGGATCTTGCCGAGCGCTACAAAGTGTTCCCCATTGAGATTGATGGTGGGCAGCTGGAGTTGGCGACATCCGATCCGCTCGATGTAGATTCGATTGATAGTCTCAGCCACGTGCTGAAAATGACGATCAACACCCGTCTTGCTCCGAATGAGGACATCCAGTCTGCGATCAACCAATATTACGAAAGTCCTCAGGCTGAGGGCATGGAAGGGCTTTTTGGAGAGATCGCGGATGAGGCCGATCTCCAGATTGAATTGCCTACTGGCGAGGAAGATGGAGTAAAGGAAGAAGAAGCTCCTATCATTCGCTACGTTCATATGCTTATCACTGAGGCGATTAAGCGTCGTGCCTCGGATATTCATATGGAGCCGCTGGAAAAGCGTTTTCGTGTCCGATACCGTATTGATGGTGTGCTTCAGGAGGTTGAGAATCCACCCAAGCGCCTTCAGCCTTCCATTATTTCCCGTCTCAAGTTGATGGCGAACATCAGTATTGCGGAAAAACGCATCCCTCAGGATGGCCGTATTCAGATGAAGGTGGGCGGCAAGGAGATCGATTTACGTGTGTCTTGTCTGCCAACTGTTTTTGGCGAATCGATCGTCATGCGTATTCTGGATAAGGAAGGTTTGAACCTCGGTCTGCCGCAGTTAGGCTTTTTCAGTGATGACCAGGCAACCTTTGAGCGCCTCGTTGGTATGCCGGATGGTATCTTTCTGGTTACCGGACCTACGGGGTCCGGCAAGTCCACCACGCTTTATTCAGGGTTGAATTACATCAACCACCCTGACCGTAAGATCATTACGGTTGAAGACCCGGTTGAGTATCAGATGACGGGTATCAACCAGGTCCAGGTTCGCAAGGATGTGGGGATGAGTTTCTCCGCCGCCTTGCGTTCGATGCTTCGTCAAGCACCGAACATCATCATGGTTGGAGAGATTCGTGACCTTGAAACCGCTGAGATTGCAGTGAATGCATCGCTTACTGGTCACATGGTTTTCAGTACGCTTCACACCAATGATGCCCCAAGTGCGGTTACGCGTTTGGTGGATATCGGTGTTAAACCGTTCCTTGTGTCGGCCTCATTGCGTGGAGCACTGGCTCAGCGTCTGGTTCGTAAGATTTGTTCAAGCTGTAAAAAACCACACGTCCCGGATCAGCATCAACTGAATCTAATGGGTGTTGCCTCCAGCAATCAAATGGCAGAAGCAACATTCTTCATGGGCGAAGGTTGCCCTAAGTGTGGCGGCTCTGGTTTTAAGGGCCGTATGGGTATCTTTGAAATGTTTGTGATTTCTGAAGAAATCCAGCAGATGATTTACGAAGGTCGCACACTGGTCGAACTGCGCATGAAGGCGCGTGAGGCTGGTATGCGTAATATGCGTGAGGATGGCTGGCGTAAAGTTGCCGCTGGAACCACAACGATTGAAGAAGTCCTGAACGTCACTGTTGCCGAGCCAACAGCATAACCCGAAGCATCAGTATCACAGTTAAATTGAGATCATGAGCTACGAAATGAACGATCTGCTTAACCTCATGGTTGATGAGGGAGCAAGCGACCTTCACCTTCAGGTGGGGCAGCCTCCGACATTGCGAACGGGTGGATCGATGGTTCCGGTTGATGGTCCTGATCTCACCCCGGATGATACGGAGAACCTGATGAAGGCCATCACATCGGATGCGCACCAGCAGAAAGTGAAAACCGGTGGTGGAGCCGACTTTGGTTTCGCTTTCATGGATCTTGCGCGTTTTCGCGTTTCCGTACTCAAGGCCAAAGGCAATTACGGCATGGTTTTGCGACAGATTCCGAACAAGATGTTCGCTTTGCGTGAAATCGGGCTTCCGGACAAAATTAAGAATCTGCTCTCACGTCCCCGAGGTTTGATTCTCGTCACGGGTCCAACAGGTTCTGGTAAATCCACCACACTTGCGTCGATGGTGAACTGGATTAATGAAAATCAGGACGGACATATCATTACGATTGAAGATCCGATTGAGTATTACCACAATCACAAGCGCTGCCTTGTCACCCAACGTGAGGTAGGCATTGATGTGCCGTCTTTTTCATCTGCTATTCGCGGCGCGCTTCGTCAAGACCCGGATATCATCCTTGTGGGTGAAATGCGTGACCTTGAAACCATCGAGGCTGCGGTATCCGCTGCTGAAACGGGTCACCTCGTTTTCGGCACCTTGCATACCACAGGATCAGCCCGAACAGTGGATAGAATTGTGGACGCTTTTCCTGCGGATACGAAAGACCAGATTCGGACGCAGC
The Rubellicoccus peritrichatus DNA segment above includes these coding regions:
- the ade gene encoding adenine deaminase; translated protein: MSDSTVLTGNIVDVVAGRIFPGQVTLADGRVASIEETPGVSYEALICPGLVDAHVHVESSLLSPSEFGRAAFIHGTVASVSDPHEIANVLGIKGVEWMLEDAKNTPFDIYFGAPSCVPATPFETAGATFGPEEVDQLLAKDEIRYLAEVMNFPGVINRDPLMMGIIAKAKARGKRIDGHAPAVTGEDIKKYAAAGIETDHESITLDEARQKCQLGMKIAIRDGSAARNFDALWPLLKEFPEQCFFCSDDKHPDDLDVSHIDELVARSIAHGIEPMVALRAATINPVRHYGLEVGLLQVGDPADVVEFKSLESMKCQRCWKDGQLVAEKGESKLEYRKPNAINLFEAKQTRPEDFVLRDSDGPRRVIVALDGQIVTDEETLEADGPDIERDLCLIAVVNRYASTPPSVALIKGFGLKDGAMASSVAHDSHNVVVVGTNPRDLSRAANLVIAAGGGLSVIAGSGGRVLPLPIAGLMSDGTCADVAASFTALSNAAKSLGCQLGSPYMTLSFMALLVIPKLKISDKGLFDVGTFSLL
- a CDS encoding type IV pilus twitching motility protein PilT, producing the protein MSYEMNDLLNLMVDEGASDLHLQVGQPPTLRTGGSMVPVDGPDLTPDDTENLMKAITSDAHQQKVKTGGGADFGFAFMDLARFRVSVLKAKGNYGMVLRQIPNKMFALREIGLPDKIKNLLSRPRGLILVTGPTGSGKSTTLASMVNWINENQDGHIITIEDPIEYYHNHKRCLVTQREVGIDVPSFSSAIRGALRQDPDIILVGEMRDLETIEAAVSAAETGHLVFGTLHTTGSARTVDRIVDAFPADTKDQIRTQLASSIIAVISQVLCKKVGGGRIASYEIMITTDSISALIRENKTYRINSDIQTGANLGMISLDAHLLNLFNRGLITAETCIDKSQIPEEMRKKIQALSVGTAAS
- the hpf gene encoding ribosome hibernation-promoting factor, HPF/YfiA family, whose amino-acid sequence is MNNHEIIISGVHMDLTDSIKYMVESKAEKLFQHEERIIRVRMELEAMVNKGNGKQEEFIAKGHIEINGPPMVVSSASNDLYKSIDQTVQKLDRKLRRRSRLKRVKRKDTHPIELPADLPKVEEVA
- a CDS encoding right-handed parallel beta-helix repeat-containing protein, coding for MFRVTARTNKQICTALIGFFIGAQGLEAFPITGIAEVVQSGSSNHSRDLRVSVSDSTTPGAWPIAHVTSLGDYVLDITDYSGSTAGVLITSVAENGRDNSLPPNVDETAGTFYATCASYITPDNEHCISVSKGGAGGEFNTNCAFGYFPFSDWLGAMTTNPSNGAAVVIHGSSSEISLGDELVDHRDGTFTVDLTDHLVNGKAASSNNGILLVNSGENEDNFALSRANANGTFTIFSHDNGDQGAAYEADSIAFVYIPQSMVGSQRLVAMGRIKSGTGFDVIGGSLSITHLGVGRWALSITGHSPETGTLLISAEGGDNWNVDNAVSYEWDADENHWEIQSRDLPAMGLQNGSTVLEDMFSFAFFETNTVSQTVTTSVDEDDAVATDGAGVSLREAIREARTGSRIEFDSSLNGATFPIATNIALDRSVEIDASMLPDGIICSYQDALFSTKPSFVSTGGVAIINNLTIQDGERIVGGAFSVGEEGHLILNDCVLRDNEASFGGGALYNAGFTILNRCEVYGNSSVRAGAIYQNNSVHSFVAQQTPYTLQIYDSYIKDNHAPGIGGAIYAALSATFIDGSTIANNTSGANGGAIFVESANLEIRNSTISGNRAAINGGAIYQGLPVLEFVTITDNEAVMGGGLYTDGGSTGIFTHCIIANNRASSSGPDMYRETAGAFIQLNGVNLFSDLSDTFLTASDTIIEADPRLGDFDYYGGLVPLYPIDNTSPAFDQGAQSSYDIYDQRGLPRSDTNVDLGAFEYQGYDDQEHFWETNWDHDAFPYGAEIAQQGDPFVADDGGPGRLRFENSVGGAGTPRMVIEIDPLLANVHWVLKRSDDMIEFDEVFRFDGTTGSASAVSFERIADVFYITDPDPLLPAFFYRFEAELVDLD
- a CDS encoding phage holin family protein translates to MQNINWPKVFKSWALIALGVLVAAWTSSGIHYEGWGSLLFAVVLISFFNVILRPILVLLALPFVILTLGLGIFLINALLFLLVGELVPGFEVASFGSALWGSIVVGVVSLVANLIFGTSRVEMRVNRNHGGPQGGLGKRRVPKDDDVIDI
- a CDS encoding GspE/PulE family protein → MTSADDFVIQLLKDRELVSEEEANSCLMQVEASDETPEGGEDSAVIELLIGKSVLTRQQIIDALADEFNMETVDLDDIRVSHEAIEVLSRDLAERYKVFPIEIDGGQLELATSDPLDVDSIDSLSHVLKMTINTRLAPNEDIQSAINQYYESPQAEGMEGLFGEIADEADLQIELPTGEEDGVKEEEAPIIRYVHMLITEAIKRRASDIHMEPLEKRFRVRYRIDGVLQEVENPPKRLQPSIISRLKLMANISIAEKRIPQDGRIQMKVGGKEIDLRVSCLPTVFGESIVMRILDKEGLNLGLPQLGFFSDDQATFERLVGMPDGIFLVTGPTGSGKSTTLYSGLNYINHPDRKIITVEDPVEYQMTGINQVQVRKDVGMSFSAALRSMLRQAPNIIMVGEIRDLETAEIAVNASLTGHMVFSTLHTNDAPSAVTRLVDIGVKPFLVSASLRGALAQRLVRKICSSCKKPHVPDQHQLNLMGVASSNQMAEATFFMGEGCPKCGGSGFKGRMGIFEMFVISEEIQQMIYEGRTLVELRMKAREAGMRNMREDGWRKVAAGTTTIEEVLNVTVAEPTA
- a CDS encoding SDR family NAD(P)-dependent oxidoreductase, with translation MFRNYSMTSGSAAYVHKITAVVVTGGSSGIGKTFIEQIFKLGSEIQFCNLSRKKPEFPALTGLKLEHFPCDLTDKSQIEVVFPELDAFLAQHGGDGEILLINNSGFGCYGSAQDLEIGRELEMLSLNINALVHLTGLMLPRMLKQGGVVLDVASTAAFQPTPQLSAYGATKAFVLHWNLALGDDLKGTKVRTLCLCPGPTATNFFKAAGFDESPLPNFGQTAEQVVDETLRALNKGKRLVVTGFSNKLIAFFSSRFLSKPMVTGISGWILRKVRQQ